Below is a window of Pelobates fuscus isolate aPelFus1 chromosome 13, aPelFus1.pri, whole genome shotgun sequence DNA.
actggaccactagggaatgagagccccctccctggccagctaacaagcagggagggggggacacacgaaaataaataaattaatattaaaataaaaaaataatatgaataataataattaaaagaagaaaaatgcccaccccccaccaaggctctgcatcacatacacacacacacagcattcatattcatatacacacacacactgcattcattatatacacactgtaaataaatattaaattaatataatttttgggggatataattttatttagaaatttaccagtagctgctgcatttcccaccctagtcttatactcgagtcaatacgttttcccagttttctggggtaaaattaggggtctcgacttatattcgggtcgacttatactagagtatatacggtaatttaaaaaaaaaaaaattcatgtcaTCTGTATATATTTACATCCCTGACTATGCTTCTTGCAGCTTATTTTTGTTCACAATACAGACTTTTATatggttatgtataaaaagtctgTTCTGAAAAatggtgcaaacatggaaaaggtacATAGAGTCACCAATTCACTGTGCCTGCTGATTCCATTGGCTGCCTGCCTCACTTTTAGTACTGCTGGCCATTTTTTCAGTGCATCATACCTTTCATGCATAAACCCCTATTGTAACTCGCAATATGATAAAATGGGGATATATGGTTTGGCTATTTGTCCTAGATGCTCTGTTTCAGCATTTAAATTTTATACTAAATACTTTGATGTGTGTCTGCTCTAGTTCGTTTCTGTCAGTAGTGTTGGGTTATGATTCGTGTAATttgtgggtttgtttttttttttttttatgtattctcaCCTTTCTGCATTTTTCTCTAGGAAACTGTCAGGGCTACTCTTTAACGTGAAGATTTCTGGGAAATTTTATATTTAGTAGTAAAATaagcaaactggaaacattccacAATTTACTATGCTTCCAGTTTCGCTATTTTGGTCACGTTGAATCCTTGACAATTTTCAGTGAAtaactgtgtttctgtatgttttgTATCAAATCTTCCACTGACTGCAATAATTTCCTTCCAGAAATGGTGTGAATGTTGAAGGAGCCACACATAAGCAGGTGGTCGATCTGATCCGGGCTGGTGAGAAGGAGCTTATTCTGACAGTGCTGTCTGTCCCTCCTCATGAAGCGGAAAATCTGGACCCCAGTGATGACTCCTCTGGACAGTCTTTCTACGATTACACAGAGAAGCAGGCTGTTCCCATCTCTATCCCCACATACAAACATGTGGAACAGAATGCCGAGAAGTTTGTGGTGAGAAATTGCAGCAAGTGTAATGCAAGATTGTAAATATACTGATGCAATGATTAGAAATGATTCATTATGAAGATTTGGCTGCATTGTACAAAACACTAACATTAAGATGGCTACATTCTTAGCCATACATATGCTATATCTTGCATTGAAACTATTCAAAACCAGCATGGCGTGATGATTATAAGCAATCCTTTTTGACAGTTTAATTGCTAAAATTTTGACAAAAAAGATTAGATAGAACTTATTGCGTTAATGTTTTTTTTGCCCCTCTACAGGTGTACAATGTCTATATGGCTGGTAGGCAGCTGTGCTCCAAGCGATACCGTGAATTTGCCATCTTAAACCAGAACCTGAAACGAGAATTTACTAATTTCACATTTCCCCGAATTCCGGGAAAGTGGCCCTTCTCCTTATCGGAGCAGCAGCTAGATGCCCGGCGGCGTGGCTTAGAGGAGTACTTGGAGAAAGGTGATCATTTCTAGATAATTGGAAATTCTTTGGAAATTGCAGATAGAGGAGGCATTTTATGTGTTACGCTTGGTATGTACTCCCTCCACCAAGCCTGGTGGATTAAAAGATTAACCAACTTcttgattatatatttatttatttatgttccttTATGCTTTTCTGATCACAACATATctgtctcctattttttttttgttttatttaaagttgGTCCAGTATTGCTAGATggtatgcacatttttgttttcccACGTTAGTTTACTACTAGATTTAAGTTTTGTCAGTGGCTGACCTGGAATTTAAAGAAGATAGGGGaaccttccaaataatgtgagacTGGAAGATAACATTGCTCTCATTGTTTTGCAGTTTGCTCCATACGAGTAATTGGAGAGAGTGACATAATGCAGGAGTTTCTGTCTGAGTCAGACGAGGTAAGTCTTCTTATGAGGAGGTGGTAAGTGGTCAGGAgaaagtgtgtgtgcgtgtgtgctctaaactcctcctccttctttctAGAATTATAATGGGGTGTCTGATGTAGAGCTCCGAGTGGCTTTGCCTGACAAAAGCACAGTAACTGTTCGAGTAAAGAAGAATAGTACTACAGACCAGGTCTATCAGGTAACCTCACCTATGAGGTGTACAAGCGGCAATTTTTAAGTTTGGCGACTTTTCTGACCGTCTTGTTCCCTACAGGCTCTGGCTGCCAAGATTGGGATGGATGCCATTACAGCAAATTACTTTGCCTTGTTTGAGGTCATTAATCACTCCTTTGGTCAGTACCCACAATTCTTTTCTCCTTTAAGTTCTATTAATGATGAAAGTAATAGTATAGCTTGCACTATGTTGCAAATCAGGTTAACTTTGTGTTAATATTTGATGTGCTTTTGATTTACAACTGAAGTCTGAGTCCAGGCTTGAAATAGACTCAGGAAGTGCTAATGACTTGATTTCTGGACAGAGTGCAAAATCCATGTGTCTGCTCGGCTTCCCTCCCCCAGAGTTCAATTAATACTTCACTTCACAATACTGCACTTCCTGTGCAATATACTAGTTTATCTTTCACTGTAGTTTCTCATCAACTTATCACGCATAATCGTAGCCTTTCTAAAAACTGATTTTTGAACACATTGATTTGAAACCACGATTTCTTCTCTAAAAAGAATGGTGGTGGATTAGCTGCAAAATTGTAATGTTTATGGAAAAAATATGGTAAATGAGTCTTTATTGCTTGTCTACCTTCCCGTCTAAGCTTTATGGCCTAATTCCAGTTAATTTCCTCAATTGGAACTGTGGAGAAATCACCAATCCTAATATTTGACGTTCTACACTTCCTCATTCCTTCATTTCCTTCATGCATGATTTGCCATGGGTTTCTAAAGCACACTTCTACATGCTGTCatttagtgaaaaaaataatttcttgtgAAACTGAGCATGTATGCACTCCATGACAGGACTTAGAAGTGATGTGAATTCTGATAACATGATAGATCTGcaccagtgcatatcttgaagtCAACCCAAAACTGGTCAAAAGTGTTTATTCTGGTGTATGTCTTTCTTTCTGTGCTGTTTATAAGCAAAATAAGTTTGaaggttttttgggtttttttggttCATGTAGCATCTTCACTCTATTGTGACcaagacattttttatttattttatttcttcatctttctttcttttttgtaccGTATATTTTTAGTGAGGAAATTGGCCCCCAACGAATTTCCGCACAAGCTGTATGTACAGAATTACACATCAGCAGTCCCTGGGACCTGCCTCACAGTTAGAAAATGGCTCTTTACCACCTCAGAGGAGGCTCTTCTGAAGGATAATGACCTGGCTGTCTCATATTTCTTCCATCAGGTAAGCACGCTGGCAGGTAAATGTTGTATAGGCACATATGCTTTCTTTTACAGATTAATAAAATCACTAACGTCACAACGACCTATTGATCAGGCATAGCAGGGCATTTCATGCAAATTAACAAATACCACAGATTTCTGGTAAATTACACCTAGTTTCACAAATCTTCCAGAGTTAATGTCCTGCTAATGTAGAGACAATAGTGATGTTATATGGAGAGTTTATTAATTGCACTCCAATTTATTAATTGGTTGAACACTTACACAATATCTGTTCCAACATCAGATGAGAATGTCCTTTATTTTGCTGAACTTTAAGCAGAACAGGACATCCCAAACATAAAAAGTCTCAAGATACTTTTTACAAGATACTGGGGCACTACAACCAGggatgccttaaagggacactttaagtcaccagaacaactacagcttattgtatttgttcagctgagtagaatcattaccttcaggctttttgctgtaaacgctgtcttttcagagtaaatgcagtgtttacattacagcctagtgataacttcactggccactcctccgatggctgttagagatccttcctgggtcatggctgcctaaaatgcatccaaacattcagtatctcctccctctgcatgcagacactgaactttcctcatagagattcattgattcaattcatctctatgaggagatgctggttggccagggctgtgtttaaatcatgctggctctgcccctgatctgcctccttgtcagtctcagccaatcctatggggaagcattgtgattggatcaggctaccacttctgatgatgtcagcacactgcttgttttttttaggcaaacagcatgcagatctgcagcctcaggcttgaatacagtaatagtttgctatatttatggaggcatgagggacccaggggggctagatggtagttttaacactatagggtcaggaatacatgtttgtgttcctgatcctatagtgatcctttaattagatCATTAGAACCCATGGCCATACTCCAGAGCCTAGTGCATCCACTTCACTAAATGCAAATAAGCAATTACTACACTTTTTGCCTGTATGGTACATAAACACTTTTAAAGATTACCTTGCAAAAAAAACTAGAATGGACATTGGATCTCAATCTAGATCTAACAGAGAACTGGACTGACTTTCTGCTATACACACAAAATTACAACTTGTATTCTAATCAAGGGTAGATGGCATCTGGACTCATCACCTTAGCTAAAAGTACTCATCCAGACCTGTCCCTGCTCCTTTAGCTCCCCATGGCACATGTCTGCATACATGGTTATCATATCCACGTCAGCCTGCTTTCTCAGGAAATTGTTTAGagtaatttttttaacttttttacatGACCATAGATATCCTGATCGGTTGATTACACTCCTGAATAGCAAATCCTGCTATGTTGGTCAGACTTCAAATCTTCCCTCTctgcaccataaaaaaaaaaccatatatattgtatgtaatgTAACAAATTTTAACAGCCTTCCTCCTGAATATTATTGATGCTGCAACACAAGAACCATGCTCTGCCATTTACTCCATAACTCATAGGCACAGtaaatctccccctccctttcctgtCTTCTCTTACTTcagctgttttttttccccctctattaTCCAGTAAAAATTATTGCtttgccttttttatatatatatatatatatgtatatatatatatgtatatatgtatatatgaaaaaatgttttaatagatGTATAAAGCACACCCATATATAGAACAGATGAACAACATAAGTGATGGGGTGATTGGTAGTGGTTTTGGTATACTCGTGGACTATGGACTAATTTAGTGCATGACTTTGCAGTTTGCTTAGAAGATGGTTCATAATAGAATGGTCCAGTAAGATGTAAAATTCTCCTGTGTTTATATAGGCGGTGGACGATGTGAAGAGAGGATACATCAAAGCAGAGGACAAATCTTACCAGTTACAGAAGTTATGTGAGCAGCGCAAGATGCTAATGGTGAGCTGGAGGGCAGTTTCAGCACTCCCAATAAGTGACTGAGGGAAAGTGGTCAGGGTAGAGTGTTTGATAGCAGTAAATGCCAGAAATCCCTGGGGTAGGCTGTCAGGAGTTGGAATCCCTTTAGGTTATGCCTGACAATATTGAAGTGGCTTGTGGGAACTTTTTTTATAGCTGTTAATTGGTTACTATGGATGACTCTTTACTTTCCCATGCTTCTGTCCCTTCCATCACATTCACCCTTCTGTCTCCGCCTTTCATTTTCTGCCTTTGCACAAGTTactgggacctgatggaatacacccaaagctattaaaagagcttagtgctgtactagcaaaaccattaacagatttatttaaccaatccttgttaacaggagtagtcccagaagattggaagttagcgaatgttgtgcccattcacaagaaaggtaatagggaggagtcgggcaactataggccagtaagccttacttcagtagtggggaaagtgatggaaaccatgttaaaagattggattgttgaacatctaaaaacacattgatttcaaaatcagagacaacatgggtttacttcagggagatcatgccaaactaattttattgatttttttgattgggtaactaaaattatagatcagggtggttcaGTAGaccttgcttacctagatttcagtaaggcttttgacactgttgcacatagaaggcttatcaataaactgcaatctttgagtttggattccaatattgttgaatgggtgaggcagtggctgagtgacaggcaacagagggttgtagtcaatagagtatatacgaagcttgggcttgtcaccagtggggtacctcagggatctgtacttggacccattctctttaatatttttattagtgatattgcagaaggtcttgatggtaaggtatgtcttttggctgatgataccaagatatgtaacatggttgatgttccagggggataagccaaatggctaatgatttaggtaagctagaaaaatggtcagagttgtggcaactgacatttaatgtggataagtgcaagatgatgtatcttggacgtaaaaacccaagggcagagtacagaatatttgatagagtcctaacctcaacatctgaggaaagggatttaggggtgattatttctgatgacttaaaggtaggcagacaatgtaatagagcagcaggaaatgctagcagaatgcttgtttgtatagagagaggtattagcagtagaaagagggaagtgctcatgccattgtacagaacactggtgagacctcactttgagtactgtacacagtactggagactgtatcttcagaaggatattgataccttagagagagttcagagaagggctactaaactgattcatggattgcaggataaaacttaccagaaaaggttaaaggatcttaacatgtatagcttggaggaaagaccagacaggggggatgtgatagaaacatttaaatacttaaccccttaagaccgcaggacgtactatgccatccttattttggtggctctaaaagccgcaggacggcatagtacgtcctgcgatcttatgtactcacccggtcgccggcgatcccacgccggcgatcgcggtatgggggacttacctgggagcccagggagtccccatgcgtcctcttcagccgcccagggccatgtgatcgcgaggtccttgcgaggaccccgcgatcacatggacggcatagccgtccaaggcattgccagcagggggagtgcctgtaatgacaggtactccccctgctgtctgaaaaaaaaataaaaaatgttaaaacagtgtaaaaataaattatatatacttagatcatatatatatttattatatatatgatctaagtatatatatatatatatatatacacacatatacacacatacacataaatatgcatacactgtctacgtgtattttaatattaatatatacataattatatatatatatatatatattaatatcaaaatacacgtacaatgatattgattaaatatatatataattttcattatatatatatttatatataataaaaaataaataaatatataaatacgttaaaaaaataaataaaaaaataataaaaaaaatagataaaaaatatataaacatgcgtaatttcgtttcaactgtattttaaaattaatatatatatattgatatcaaaatacatgtagaacgaaaaaatatatatatctatatacataagtatatacgtatatatcactatgtatatacctatatataaataaaaataattaaaaaaaattatatacatatatatatatatatatatatatatatatatacacacacatatatatatataataattctacgcatatatttatgtaataattttacataattaggtcattttattaattacaatttgcaggacctgcctgccaacccaggccaaaagttcagggaattacattgtctagcactatatttaactctgtaactttccaagacaccatgaaacctgtacatggggggtactgttttactcggaagacttcgctgaacacaaatattagtgtttcaaaacagtaaaatatattacaacgacgatatcgtcagtgacagtgaaatattttgcatttttcacacacaaatggcacttacactgacgatataattgttgtgatacgttttactgttttgaaacactaatatttgtgttcagcgaagtctcctgagtataacagtacccctcatgtacaggttttatggtgttttcaaaagttacagagtcaaatataaggtttgcgtttcagttttttcacgttaaaattcgccaggttgcctttgagaccgtatggtagcccaggaatgaaaattatccccatgatggcataccatttgcaatagtagacaacccagggtattgcaaatagggtatgttcagtttttttagtagccacttagtcacaaacactggccaaaatttgcgttcaaattagttttttgcattttcaaatattaacactaactttggccagtgtttgtgaccaagtggctactaaaaaagactggacatactcaatttgcaataccttaggttgtctccttttgcaaatggtatgccatcatgggggtaattcttatttctgggctaccatatggtctcaaaggcaacgtaaccaatctggcgaatttcaatgtaaaaaaactgaaatatgtaacacgctatatttgaccctgtaacttcccaaaacaccataaaacctgtacatagggggtactgttttacacgcgagacatcgctgaatacaaatatgtgtattgtattgcagtaaaagcaaacagtattatgacattcacagttagaatgtcacatagaactaagaaaatgtaaaaaaatcttattttctctcatttttttatattgtattcatattaagttatgttccatacctaaatatttgatgttaaattaaagccctgtttcccctgaataaaatgatatataataagtgtgggtgcatttaatatgaaagaggtgaattatggttggacagacatatagcgcaaatgccaggttttgtttacgtttttttggatcacaacttgtacatttggctgcggtcttaaggggttaaagggaatcaacacagtaaaggaggagactatatttaaaaggaagaaaaactaccacaacaagaggacatagtcttaaagggaaactccagtgccaggaaaacaatcagttttcctggcactggaggctccctcccaccccccaatccccggttactgaaggggtgaaaaccccttcagtcacttacctgaggcagcgacgatgtccttcGTCGCTGTctactcctccgcgccgctcctccttctgattctgtcggcaatgccgcgcatgctcattaggtctccccatcggaaagcattgaaaacgaatttcaatgctttcctatggggaaatgagcgacgctggaggtcctcacacagcgtgaggacgtccagtgacgctctagcaaggaaaatccttgctagaaatcaggaagtgacctctggtggctgtctagtagacagccactagaggtggagttaaccctgcaatgtaattattgcagtttataaaaaactgcaataattacagttgcagggttaggagtagtgggagttggcacccagaccactccaatgggcagaagtggtctgggtgcctggagtgtccctttaaatcagggacaaaggtttaaaaatatcaggaagtattactttactgagagggtagtggatgcatggaacagccttccagctgaagtggtagatgttaacgcagtaaaggagtttaagcatgcgtgggataggcataaggctatcctaactataagataaggccagggactaatgaaagtatttagaaaattgggcagactagatgggccgaatggttcttatctgccgtcacattctatgttactgTAGTAGTcaccctttttttccttttttttgtttgtgcaatTACCCCTTTTCTGTCAATTTTTGGTCACAACTGAACAGCTGCTTTGTCTTTTCTCACAGTATCTGAATATGTTACGGAGTTGCGACGGATACAATGAAATAATATTTCCGCACTGCTCATGTGACTCTCGCAGGAAAGGTCATGTGATCACTGCCATCAGCATCAAGCACTTTAAACTGTTGGCCTGCACAGAGGAAGGACAGTTGGAGGTGAGCAAGACTAGGAGGTACTTTGCTAATAGTGCGCTTGAGCTGCCTCAACACTGCTTTACTGGCCTAATTTCTACTCTTACAGAACCAGGTGATTGCGTTTGAGTGGGATGAAATGCAGAGGTGGGACACAGATGAAGAAGGCATGGCATTTTGCTTTGAGTATGCCCGATGTGAGAAAAAACCCAGATGGGTGAAAATATTTACTCCCTACGtaagtgtttgtttttatttttttaaatctaaagtctcaatatgtgtgtatgtatatgtgtatatatatatatatatatatatatatatatatttaaatgatcCCTCTTTCTCCTGCATTATTACCCTGATATTGCCTTTGTCCTTATTTATCCCTTGTTCTGTCTATTTCTTGTCTCACTCTGACCTCATGCCTTCTATTGATTGATTAGCAGCcctgttttgttttgtgtgtttaaaatcTGTCTATTGTACCCTTCAGTTTGTTGCCCCGATCAATGTTTTCCTCTACCCTCTTCCTATTTGCTTTGCTTCTCTGAAGCCCCTTTTGTGTTCCTGCAGTCATAGGAGTGCTGTGACCTCTGTATAGTTCTCCCCTGAATGAATTCTCTACCCCTGTCTTCTTCTTGATCCCTTGTCTCCCTGTGTACAGTACTGACCCCTGTAATTTTTCTTGCCACCCACTAGGGAACCTATTACTGATTGTTGTCTCCCTTCTCTTTCACAGTTTAACTACATGCATGAATGCTTTGAGAGGGTTTTCTGTGAACTGAAATGGAGAAAAGAGGTAAATCTAAATTTATAAATCAGGGGTTGGATTGTGCTGTTAATAAATGTTTTGGATgagttggggggaaaaaaaggtaatTGGGGGCACAACCAGTGGAGCATCGGTGTTGCTGCCGTAGAgtccaaaatgtatacaaaatacccAATAAGGAAAAGCGTACACAAAAAAATTTAGTTTTACATTTCACaaggccatatggtggaactgaatccccatattttctgagataggtgattttaagtaaccttgtaaaacgtaaactgtatttttgtgtgcgcGTTgttccttaatatgtattttggaTTAGTGTGGGTCTGTGCAGAGGCAGTGTTTTTGGTGTCTGAATGGATATTTTATAGTCTTTGAGTGTCATATAAACATGAGGTCAAATGCTCACTTTTTTACCCTCCTCTAACTTCATGAAGGTTGAAGAGGAAGCCACAGATAAAGACAACAAGAACTGCAGTAATGACAGTACGTGCAACAAGGTAACATGGTACCCTGGGGTGGACAATAAAGTTCCttctttaattaattttgtatGTGATAGATTATCTTTAGTTGGATGTAATTGAGGGGTTTTCTCTCTCTGCTTTGCAAAGAAGGAGGTTTTGCCCCTCACTAACAATAAGTCGCTTGTATTCCTTTTCATGTATAATTCCTCTGTATCCCAGAAAACACCACACTATATATGCCACTCTGGGCAGGGAGACAAAGTAGTACCGTGTGAATCATAACCTTTGTAACAAAGcaaatttgttctggtgattacaGTTAACTCTTTAATAAGAGgcaccaggacatacttgaaaatgagagaaatcatcctggtaaaatgttataaataaaataaatactttatagGTAACCTATAGTTACTATACATTGtgtgttttaatttttaatgatTTGCTTTTCCTTTCTCCACAGAACATCTTTCAGATTGTACGATTACAACACAAGGATACTAGCACCTAGCAGCTTTCTTGCTGCTCTGCCGGATAAGAACCTAACCCATCCCTGCCCAATGGAGCTTGGTCACACCAGAAATCCATCTCATTGTCTTAGAAGGAAAAAGGCGGACTGAATCATTGTAACCTCTGCAGCACTCCGGGCATTGTACGGCCTTTCATGGGTGCAAATTCCACATCCATTATTTTCCTCCCTTGAGGGTCCATTTCAACATCTCCTAAATGACTAAGTCAAATGTCCAATCTTATCAGTCCTACAAGCGCTTTGTAAACTGTTCCCCTCTTTTTGTGCTCCACTATTAGTCCTGACACTTTGTTCTCTGCATGTTTAACCCTACAGCCATCTAACACTACTACCTGATCGAGTTAGAATCCAGACTCGGACAATTTACAGCAGGCTCctaatggagattttttttttatatgtatctgtCTTGGCCTAAAATAGTTTATAGAGGACTAATTGGAAAGCTTAGGATGGAGTGGATGGTAAGAGTCCAAGTGTTTTGGGTTCCATTTATATTTCCCCCTGCTTCTTCCACTTTACCTCCTCAACCTCCCACACAGCAGCATGTAGAGGCCAAACGCTTCCCTGATTTCTTATTTTCCCTGTAAATAGACACATTCCTCCTTTTTACATTTCATAAGTAATCAATGAGACGTGTTGGGATAGGCTGCTGTGTACCTCTGTTAAACTTAGGTCACTTTGCAGTATGCACCGCTCTTTGATGAAGGATTTCAGTATTTGCCACCAGGCAACATCACCCAAGcccactctctctctcagatctcaaggttttttggggtactttctaggCATTTAGGATTTGAGATTATAAAGTGGCATGTGACAGATCCTGTTTTAATCCAGAATAGTGTTATATTACTTTTATGAATTGCCACTACATTTTGGGGATTGGTGACTACAGCCATATTCCTAAAACTAGGCTTAGTTTGGGGCTGTGTTGGCCCAGTGTGCCAAATTGGGTGGGCTGGATTAATGGACCACTTGGCACATCATCTGGTATTCAGTGTAGAAGTCAGTTATGCACATGGTTCTTTTAGGAAATCAACATTCTGCAGCAGATAGTTGTGTGTCACATTGCATTAATTTTGCTCAGTTTATGGGAAGTTTTGGCAAGATGCAGTAACCGTTACAATACCAACTGACTTT
It encodes the following:
- the SNX27 gene encoding sorting nexin-27, with the protein product MADEDGDGILSSQRNGGGGFGPAGGPRVVRIVKSESGYGFNVRGQVSEGGQLRSINGELYAPLQHVSAVLPGGAADRAGIRKGDRILEVNGVNVEGATHKQVVDLIRAGEKELILTVLSVPPHEAENLDPSDDSSGQSFYDYTEKQAVPISIPTYKHVEQNAEKFVVYNVYMAGRQLCSKRYREFAILNQNLKREFTNFTFPRIPGKWPFSLSEQQLDARRRGLEEYLEKVCSIRVIGESDIMQEFLSESDENYNGVSDVELRVALPDKSTVTVRVKKNSTTDQVYQALAAKIGMDAITANYFALFEVINHSFVRKLAPNEFPHKLYVQNYTSAVPGTCLTVRKWLFTTSEEALLKDNDLAVSYFFHQAVDDVKRGYIKAEDKSYQLQKLCEQRKMLMYLNMLRSCDGYNEIIFPHCSCDSRRKGHVITAISIKHFKLLACTEEGQLENQVIAFEWDEMQRWDTDEEGMAFCFEYARCEKKPRWVKIFTPYFNYMHECFERVFCELKWRKEVEEEATDKDNKNCSNDSTCNKNIFQIVRLQHKDTST